From a single Natronorubrum tibetense GA33 genomic region:
- a CDS encoding DUF106 domain-containing protein: MTRTAEKINDLVREDSSMTDALEAIREAADRNGGEVEWADVREELTSGQWGRLIEKGVLVDGDEGFEITDREAYDQALDGDGDTKSYDTDVDIDAEESSWSQWDKLAGVGSLLLMFGYWIESVRDTVGGTLDMALGPLDAALPFYGVILSVALLTGLYSTLLQANLMNPEIMGKYQQRMKAMQEKQKDAREAKKEAEERGASEAEIERLDDELEKVREEQMEAMAENLGMFKEQLRPMVWIMLFTIPLFLWMYWKIHGVGIDGTVVMPLIGETSWNAGLLGPMPAWIVWYFLCSMGFTQLLRKALNIDMTPSGA, translated from the coding sequence ATGACGCGTACAGCGGAGAAGATCAACGACCTCGTCCGCGAGGATTCTTCGATGACGGACGCTCTCGAGGCCATTCGCGAGGCGGCCGATCGAAACGGGGGCGAAGTCGAGTGGGCCGACGTCCGCGAGGAGCTTACGAGCGGACAATGGGGCCGGCTGATCGAAAAAGGAGTATTAGTCGACGGGGACGAAGGGTTCGAGATCACCGATCGCGAGGCCTACGACCAGGCGCTCGACGGCGACGGTGACACCAAGAGTTACGACACCGACGTCGATATCGACGCCGAAGAATCGTCGTGGTCGCAGTGGGACAAACTGGCTGGCGTGGGCTCACTCCTACTGATGTTCGGCTACTGGATCGAGTCCGTTCGGGATACGGTCGGTGGAACCCTCGACATGGCGTTGGGACCACTCGACGCTGCGCTCCCGTTCTACGGCGTAATTCTCTCGGTGGCGCTGCTAACGGGGCTGTACTCGACGCTCCTGCAGGCGAACCTCATGAACCCCGAGATCATGGGGAAGTACCAACAGCGCATGAAGGCAATGCAGGAGAAACAGAAAGACGCTCGCGAGGCCAAGAAAGAGGCCGAAGAGCGCGGCGCGAGCGAGGCCGAAATCGAGCGTCTCGACGACGAACTCGAGAAGGTCCGCGAAGAACAGATGGAGGCCATGGCGGAGAACCTCGGCATGTTCAAAGAGCAGCTGCGGCCGATGGTCTGGATCATGCTCTTTACCATTCCGCTGTTCCTCTGGATGTACTGGAAGATCCACGGCGTGGGTATCGACGGCACCGTCGTCATGCCGCTGATCGGCGAAACGAGTTGGAACGCCGGCCTGCTCGGTCCGATGCCGGCCTGGATTGTCTGGTACTTCCTGTGCTCGATGGGCTTTACGCAACTGTTGCGGAAGGCGTTAAATATCGATATGACGCCGTCCGGGGCCTAA
- a CDS encoding cbb3-type cytochrome c oxidase subunit I, giving the protein MSDLPPMTSVKRWLVTTNHKDVGILYLATALFFLLLGGVLALIFRAHLWEAGGTGLLTGNEFNQAVSAHGLLMVFWFLSPFAAGFANYFVPLQIGAKDLAFPRLNALSYWFYLFSGILIALSFFQQGTFAGGWTMYAPLNVPTYTPAMEATTGSNATVLALLLFVFSITLGTVNFMTTIHRSRAEGLGLWNMPLFTWSWLLTVWMMLFAFSALLAALLLLSIDRLFLTQYFATDQGSGLLWAHLFWFFGHPEVYIVFFPALGIMFETFQTFCGRRLVGRKWVIISMVLVAVQSFLVWMHHMFLTTINLEIKTLMMATTIGISLPFDLMVFALIYTMVKGRVRFTTPFLFSLGALVLFILGGITGVFLGAVVLTYEFRGTYWVVAHFHYVMVSGVTALIAGLYYWWPKITGKMYSETLGKLNFAVYFIGFNLLYFPMFLAWETPRRVFDFSEGMEIYHQLATVGAFVLGASFLIMFYTFAKSWISGPDAPDNPWEFSRTAEWAIPSPPPLENWGGRPSYASGRLEFVEDSKAATDGGVATAHGEATAAETSHEEEHADHASIWPLGIGFGMFVFFLGLTGMTPYMIDFASERGLEGIGTAAETNIMYPLITVLGVAILGVTLFKFGMEEFHAPEMAIAERWPFEGVGNTKFGVWVFLASDVVVFGAAIGAFVFMRLHMGWGNWETIPFASWPGLLNTYVLLTSSFTVIMALVFAERQNKKGLLGAMGATLLLGLTFMGVKAYEYNYKFQIGEYWWTSIEHSVYFVTTGLHALHVILGLLIAVFMIYRIISVDAYLEDHRPVEFFGLYWHFVDIVWVFLFPLFYLM; this is encoded by the coding sequence ATGAGTGACCTTCCACCAATGACGTCCGTCAAGCGCTGGCTCGTCACGACGAACCACAAGGACGTCGGGATCCTCTATCTAGCGACGGCGCTGTTCTTCCTGTTGCTGGGTGGCGTCCTCGCACTGATCTTCCGTGCACACCTGTGGGAAGCGGGCGGTACGGGACTGCTCACGGGCAACGAGTTCAACCAGGCAGTCTCCGCCCACGGGTTACTAATGGTGTTCTGGTTCCTCTCGCCGTTCGCGGCCGGCTTCGCGAACTACTTCGTCCCGCTGCAGATCGGGGCGAAAGACCTCGCGTTCCCGCGACTGAACGCCCTGAGTTACTGGTTCTACCTGTTCTCGGGGATCCTCATCGCACTCTCGTTCTTCCAGCAGGGAACGTTCGCTGGTGGCTGGACGATGTACGCGCCACTGAACGTGCCGACGTACACGCCTGCGATGGAGGCGACGACCGGGAGTAACGCGACGGTTCTCGCGTTGCTGCTGTTCGTCTTCTCGATCACGCTCGGGACGGTTAACTTCATGACGACGATTCACCGCTCCCGTGCGGAGGGCCTCGGCCTCTGGAACATGCCGTTGTTCACGTGGTCGTGGCTGCTGACGGTCTGGATGATGCTGTTCGCGTTCTCAGCACTGCTCGCTGCACTGCTGTTACTATCGATCGACCGGCTCTTCCTGACCCAGTACTTCGCAACCGATCAGGGATCGGGTCTGCTGTGGGCACACCTGTTCTGGTTCTTCGGCCACCCAGAGGTCTATATCGTCTTCTTCCCCGCGCTGGGGATCATGTTCGAGACGTTCCAGACCTTCTGTGGTCGACGACTCGTCGGTCGGAAGTGGGTCATCATCTCGATGGTACTGGTGGCCGTCCAGTCCTTCCTGGTCTGGATGCACCACATGTTCCTGACGACGATCAACCTCGAGATCAAGACGTTGATGATGGCAACGACCATCGGGATTTCGTTACCGTTCGACCTGATGGTCTTCGCGCTGATCTACACGATGGTCAAGGGACGGGTTCGGTTTACAACGCCGTTCCTCTTCAGTCTCGGTGCGCTCGTGTTGTTCATCCTCGGCGGCATCACCGGAGTCTTCCTCGGAGCCGTCGTGCTGACCTACGAGTTCCGTGGCACCTACTGGGTCGTCGCTCACTTCCACTACGTGATGGTCTCCGGCGTGACGGCGTTGATCGCTGGGCTCTACTACTGGTGGCCGAAGATTACCGGGAAAATGTACTCCGAGACGCTCGGAAAACTGAACTTCGCGGTCTACTTCATCGGCTTCAACCTGCTGTACTTCCCGATGTTCCTCGCCTGGGAGACGCCGCGGCGCGTCTTCGACTTCAGCGAGGGCATGGAGATCTACCACCAGCTGGCGACCGTCGGGGCGTTCGTCCTGGGCGCGTCGTTCTTGATCATGTTCTACACGTTCGCGAAGAGTTGGATTTCGGGTCCCGACGCACCCGACAACCCGTGGGAGTTCTCCCGCACCGCCGAGTGGGCGATTCCCTCGCCCCCACCGCTCGAGAACTGGGGCGGCCGACCGAGCTACGCCAGCGGCCGACTCGAGTTCGTCGAGGATTCGAAGGCAGCTACCGACGGCGGCGTCGCCACCGCCCACGGTGAAGCGACGGCAGCCGAAACGAGCCACGAAGAGGAACACGCCGACCACGCCAGCATCTGGCCGCTCGGTATCGGATTCGGAATGTTCGTGTTCTTCCTCGGACTGACCGGAATGACGCCGTACATGATCGATTTCGCCTCGGAGCGCGGACTCGAGGGTATCGGCACAGCAGCCGAGACGAACATCATGTATCCGCTCATTACGGTGCTCGGCGTGGCGATCCTCGGGGTCACGCTGTTCAAGTTCGGCATGGAGGAGTTCCACGCGCCAGAGATGGCCATCGCCGAGCGCTGGCCGTTCGAAGGCGTCGGCAACACGAAGTTCGGTGTCTGGGTGTTCCTGGCGTCGGACGTCGTCGTCTTCGGGGCGGCGATCGGGGCGTTCGTCTTCATGCGCCTGCACATGGGCTGGGGTAACTGGGAGACGATTCCCTTCGCCTCTTGGCCCGGCTTGCTGAACACCTACGTGTTGCTCACCTCGAGTTTCACGGTCATCATGGCGCTCGTCTTCGCAGAGCGCCAGAACAAGAAGGGGCTGCTCGGTGCCATGGGTGCGACGCTCCTTCTTGGACTGACGTTCATGGGTGTCAAGGCCTACGAGTACAACTACAAGTTCCAGATCGGCGAGTACTGGTGGACGAGCATCGAGCACTCCGTTTACTTCGTCACGACGGGGCTGCACGCACTGCACGTGATCCTCGGATTGCTCATCGCCGTCTTCATGATCTACCGGATCATCAGCGTCGATGCCTACCTCGAGGACCATCGGCCGGTCGAGTTCTTCGGACTCTACTGGCACTTCGTCGACATCGTGTGGGTCTTCCTGTTCCCACTGTTCTACCTGATGTAG
- the secY gene encoding preprotein translocase subunit SecY yields MGWKEAAEPVLTRMPAVRRPEGHVPFKRKLAWTAGILVLYFFLTNIALLGLQGGEATDIFGEFRSVLAGEMGSLMQVGIGPIVTASIVLQLLGGANLLGLDTDDPRDQVLYQGLQKLLVIIMTALTALPMVFAGGFLPAQQSLALGGIEFGQTEIQVLMFTQIFIGGILILYMDEVVSKWGIGSGIGLFIIASVSQRLVTGFIQPSADGFFYDWYRILTGQIETGSLVSGDGLYTLLLGEGQIVALLTTLLIFSIVVYAESVRVEIPLSHARVKGARGRFPVKLIYASVLPMILVRALQANIQFMGQILNSQWAGMPTWLGNYSGEEPVSGFFYYTAPIYSPQDWMWWTGAVTQDAWMVLIRISVDLTFMVIGGAIFAIFWVETTNMGPKATARQIQNSGMQIPGFRQNVGVIEKVMERYIPQVTVIGGALVGLLAVWANMLGTVGGVTGTGLLLAVSITYKLYEEIAEEQMMEMHPMMRQMFGRE; encoded by the coding sequence ATGGGATGGAAGGAAGCCGCTGAACCGGTCTTGACGCGGATGCCTGCAGTCCGCCGTCCGGAGGGACACGTTCCCTTCAAGCGCAAGCTGGCGTGGACTGCGGGGATCCTCGTGTTGTACTTCTTCCTGACGAACATCGCCTTGCTCGGGTTGCAGGGCGGAGAGGCGACCGACATCTTCGGCGAGTTCCGTTCGGTGCTCGCCGGCGAGATGGGGTCGCTGATGCAGGTCGGTATCGGACCGATCGTCACCGCCAGCATTGTCCTACAGCTGCTCGGTGGTGCCAACCTGCTCGGTCTCGACACGGACGATCCACGGGACCAGGTGCTCTACCAGGGGCTGCAGAAACTGCTCGTCATCATCATGACGGCGCTGACTGCGCTCCCGATGGTGTTCGCCGGCGGCTTCCTGCCAGCTCAGCAGTCACTGGCTCTCGGCGGTATCGAGTTCGGACAAACCGAGATCCAGGTGCTGATGTTTACCCAGATCTTCATTGGCGGGATCCTCATCCTGTATATGGACGAGGTCGTCAGTAAGTGGGGGATCGGCAGCGGGATCGGGCTGTTCATTATCGCCAGCGTGAGCCAGCGACTCGTCACCGGGTTCATCCAGCCCAGCGCCGACGGGTTCTTCTACGACTGGTATCGGATCCTCACCGGCCAGATTGAGACTGGATCGCTCGTCTCCGGTGACGGACTCTACACGCTCTTGCTTGGCGAGGGTCAGATCGTCGCCTTGCTGACGACGCTGCTGATCTTCAGTATCGTCGTCTACGCGGAGTCCGTGCGCGTCGAGATTCCGCTCAGTCACGCCCGCGTCAAGGGTGCTCGCGGTCGCTTCCCGGTGAAGCTCATCTACGCGAGCGTCCTGCCCATGATCCTCGTTCGCGCGCTACAGGCGAACATTCAGTTCATGGGGCAGATCCTGAACAGTCAGTGGGCCGGGATGCCCACGTGGCTGGGCAACTACTCCGGTGAAGAGCCCGTTAGCGGGTTCTTCTACTACACCGCGCCGATCTACTCGCCACAGGACTGGATGTGGTGGACCGGTGCCGTCACTCAGGACGCGTGGATGGTGTTGATCCGCATCTCCGTTGACCTGACGTTCATGGTCATCGGCGGGGCGATCTTCGCCATCTTCTGGGTCGAGACCACCAACATGGGTCCCAAGGCAACCGCGCGCCAGATCCAGAACTCCGGGATGCAGATTCCCGGCTTCCGACAGAACGTCGGCGTCATCGAGAAGGTCATGGAGCGGTACATCCCGCAAGTGACCGTCATTGGCGGTGCACTCGTCGGCCTGCTGGCCGTCTGGGCGAACATGCTCGGGACGGTCGGTGGTGTCACGGGGACCGGTCTGCTGCTGGCAGTCTCCATCACGTACAAGCTGTACGAGGAGATCGCCGAAGAGCAGATGATGGAGATGCACCCGATGATGCGCCAGATGTTCGGCCGCGAATAG
- a CDS encoding cytochrome C oxidase subunit IV family protein produces MADVRTYTLIYVVLLVLGTAKFVFFEIDIPESMAIGATMVLAVVKSLLIAGYYQHLREEPRSITYMMLIAVFMVFLLTVAAGYSIQ; encoded by the coding sequence ATGGCTGACGTTCGGACATACACCCTCATATACGTCGTACTGCTGGTGTTGGGGACCGCCAAGTTCGTCTTCTTCGAGATCGATATCCCCGAGTCGATGGCAATCGGCGCGACGATGGTTCTCGCGGTCGTCAAGTCGCTGCTGATCGCCGGCTACTACCAGCACCTCCGAGAGGAACCGCGTTCGATCACCTACATGATGCTCATCGCCGTATTCATGGTGTTCCTGCTGACGGTTGCAGCAGGTTACTCCATCCAGTAA
- a CDS encoding uL15m family ribosomal protein: protein MTSKKRRQRGSRTHSGGTHKNRRGAGHRGGRGRAGRSKHEFHNYEPKGKHGFKRPQNIRDEVAEIDVQKLDEDAILYVADDLADETDDGYAIDARDVVEDGHEVDKVKVLGSGQVRNSLEITADDFSESAAEKLEAAGGEAVLTERAQQAAAAEDEEADDEQNED from the coding sequence ATGACGAGTAAAAAACGACGCCAGCGCGGATCGCGCACCCACAGCGGCGGCACCCACAAAAACCGACGCGGTGCGGGCCATCGCGGTGGCCGCGGCCGTGCTGGACGTAGCAAACACGAGTTCCACAACTACGAACCGAAGGGCAAACACGGCTTCAAGCGACCGCAGAACATCCGCGACGAGGTCGCAGAGATCGACGTCCAGAAACTCGACGAGGACGCGATCCTGTACGTCGCCGACGATCTCGCAGACGAGACCGACGACGGCTACGCGATCGACGCTCGCGACGTCGTCGAAGACGGACACGAGGTCGACAAAGTGAAGGTTCTCGGCTCGGGGCAGGTTCGAAACTCCCTCGAGATCACGGCAGACGACTTCTCCGAATCCGCCGCGGAGAAACTCGAGGCTGCCGGCGGCGAGGCCGTGCTCACGGAACGAGCACAGCAGGCCGCAGCGGCCGAGGACGAAGAAGCCGACGACGAACAGAACGAGGACTAA
- the coxB gene encoding cytochrome c oxidase subunit II, producing the protein MQVQTRVDVFESIFQVFLALGTLVGVVVVAYTLYNAYKYRDTDDAKTDDSLPTLGELPTGGEGGKKLFLSFGISAIIVISLVIWTYGMLLYVEDPQDDFEEEPIDVEVVGDGFAWSFEYENGALERGTMTVPEDYPVAIQVTSGDVWHTFGISDLRVKADAIPGEYDETWFIADDADEDHRIECFELCGDQHTQMDGTVEVLPEDEFETWLDERFHLDISFEDPEGEPINDTGDLTLELVHQENDEFDEDLAYSYTEEDFDNDTISIEDIEQGGEYDLVIEFEEEEFETIEDELTITSPSSETYTLGEEDEDEDEEDDDNDEDEENDEEADNDDEEGGDDE; encoded by the coding sequence ATGCAGGTGCAGACGCGCGTAGACGTGTTCGAGAGCATCTTTCAGGTGTTTCTCGCACTCGGAACGCTCGTCGGTGTTGTCGTCGTCGCGTACACCTTGTACAACGCGTACAAGTATCGCGATACTGACGACGCGAAAACCGACGATTCGCTGCCAACGCTCGGGGAGTTACCGACAGGCGGAGAGGGTGGAAAAAAACTGTTCCTATCGTTCGGTATCAGCGCCATTATCGTTATTTCGCTGGTAATCTGGACGTACGGAATGTTGTTGTACGTCGAGGACCCGCAGGACGACTTCGAGGAGGAACCGATCGATGTTGAAGTCGTCGGCGACGGCTTTGCCTGGTCCTTCGAGTACGAAAACGGTGCTTTAGAGAGAGGGACGATGACCGTTCCCGAAGATTATCCGGTGGCAATCCAGGTGACCTCTGGCGACGTCTGGCATACCTTCGGGATCTCCGATCTCCGCGTGAAAGCGGACGCGATCCCGGGCGAGTACGACGAAACGTGGTTCATCGCCGACGATGCCGATGAGGACCACCGAATCGAGTGCTTCGAACTCTGCGGTGACCAGCACACGCAGATGGACGGTACCGTCGAGGTACTGCCGGAAGACGAGTTCGAGACCTGGCTCGACGAACGTTTCCACCTGGATATTAGCTTCGAAGACCCGGAGGGTGAGCCGATCAACGACACCGGCGACCTCACGCTCGAACTCGTCCACCAAGAGAACGACGAGTTCGATGAGGATCTCGCATACTCGTACACCGAAGAGGACTTCGACAACGACACGATCTCCATCGAGGATATCGAACAGGGTGGCGAGTACGATCTGGTAATCGAATTCGAAGAAGAGGAGTTCGAGACGATCGAGGACGAACTCACCATTACCAGCCCGTCGAGCGAGACCTACACGCTCGGTGAGGAAGACGAAGACGAGGACGAAGAGGACGATGACAACGACGAAGACGAAGAGAACGACGAAGAAGCGGACAATGACGACGAGGAAGGAGGTGACGACGAATGA
- a CDS encoding adenylate kinase: MAQPRILILGAPGAGKGTQSAKITEEFDVEHITTGDALRANKDMDISEMDTEYDTPREYMDQGELVPDDVVNAIVDEALSQAGGFVLDGYPRNIEQAEELEGMTELDVVLYLDVGEDELVHRLTGRRMDPETGDIYHIEYNPPEDPDVEARLEQRDDDTEETVTERLRVFRENTEPVIEFYEEKGSLERVNGEQAPDEVWEEVKATIEDAA; encoded by the coding sequence ATGGCACAGCCACGAATTCTGATCCTGGGGGCGCCCGGGGCAGGCAAAGGGACCCAGAGTGCAAAGATCACCGAGGAGTTCGACGTCGAACACATCACCACCGGCGACGCGCTCCGCGCGAACAAGGACATGGATATCTCCGAGATGGACACGGAGTACGATACGCCGCGTGAGTACATGGACCAGGGCGAACTGGTTCCCGACGACGTGGTCAACGCTATCGTCGACGAGGCCCTCTCCCAGGCCGGCGGCTTCGTCCTCGATGGCTACCCGCGAAACATCGAGCAGGCCGAAGAACTTGAGGGGATGACCGAACTGGATGTCGTCCTCTACCTCGACGTCGGCGAGGACGAACTCGTCCACCGACTCACCGGTCGTCGGATGGATCCCGAAACCGGTGATATCTACCACATTGAGTACAACCCGCCGGAGGATCCCGACGTAGAGGCCCGACTCGAGCAGCGCGACGACGACACCGAGGAGACCGTCACGGAACGGCTTCGCGTGTTCCGGGAGAACACCGAGCCGGTTATCGAATTTTACGAGGAGAAGGGGTCGCTCGAGCGTGTCAACGGTGAACAGGCACCCGACGAGGTCTGGGAAGAAGTGAAAGCGACGATCGAAGACGCGGCGTAG
- a CDS encoding amphi-Trp domain-containing protein yields the protein MPEEVLFKFEQRMERDEIADYLRTVADSLESGDSISLEAGGESVTMNPPAQPTFEIKAERETSSSAPDGPGELGLEFELEWDEGEDGEGAGDSTLSIE from the coding sequence ATGCCAGAAGAGGTCCTCTTTAAGTTCGAGCAGCGGATGGAACGCGACGAGATTGCCGACTACCTTCGAACCGTTGCCGACAGTCTGGAGAGCGGTGACTCAATCTCGCTCGAGGCAGGTGGTGAGTCGGTGACGATGAACCCGCCCGCTCAGCCGACGTTCGAGATCAAAGCCGAGCGAGAAACTTCGAGCTCGGCGCCCGACGGACCGGGCGAACTCGGACTCGAGTTCGAACTCGAATGGGATGAGGGCGAAGACGGGGAGGGTGCTGGTGACAGCACGCTCTCGATCGAGTAA
- a CDS encoding S8 family serine peptidase — protein MAAHRAVPSAGTVRILTVALVCLLLTTALLTPALAASSGFERTAVDGDRTSAVQLQKTADPADAAIYTDVEDSIKSANGTIEVVLRLEEATIPADATEAEAERLLETHAAETQESLLEHVADTPGVDVESEFWLTNAVLLEIDADRIDLETLEILAAVDPVEAVHENFELSVPEEPTVDGTSSTAEMPVDGDEISGTTQLTTPGIAQLNAPAVWESYDTRGDGVRVAVLDTGVDADHPSIDLYTEDPSDPTYPGGWAEFDAAGERVEGSTPYDSGTHGTHVSGTVAGNAASGAQIGVAPDAELLHGLVLNETSGSFAQIIAGMEWALEEEADVISMSLGATGTHSPLIDPVQNAVDSGAVVVAAIGNDGEETSNSPGNVYEAISVGAVHTDGTVASFSGGETINRSDWTHEQASWPSSYVVPDVVAHGVAVFSAVPGGGYQPMPGTSMATPHVSGTVALMLSAEPDATAEEISTALYGTTWKPDGADADTMDTRYGHGIVDAKAATNALVDTREAIDTDSADGTTETESKTTAPYSQLFAAGVSVIVVFVAAVALVAARSVSRETER, from the coding sequence ATGGCGGCACACCGTGCGGTCCCGTCTGCCGGGACCGTTCGTATTCTCACCGTTGCGCTCGTCTGTCTGTTGCTGACGACGGCGCTGCTCACCCCCGCGCTCGCTGCAAGCAGTGGATTCGAGCGGACCGCAGTTGACGGCGACCGAACGAGTGCAGTTCAGCTTCAGAAGACGGCTGACCCGGCGGACGCCGCGATCTACACCGACGTCGAGGACTCCATCAAGTCGGCTAACGGAACGATCGAGGTCGTGCTCCGACTCGAGGAAGCGACCATCCCCGCGGACGCGACCGAGGCAGAGGCCGAACGGCTCCTCGAGACCCACGCCGCGGAGACACAGGAGTCGCTCCTCGAGCACGTCGCCGACACGCCCGGCGTCGATGTCGAATCGGAGTTCTGGCTGACCAACGCCGTCCTCCTCGAGATCGATGCCGATCGGATCGACCTCGAGACCCTCGAAATTCTCGCGGCCGTCGACCCCGTCGAAGCGGTCCATGAGAACTTCGAGCTCTCCGTTCCCGAGGAGCCGACGGTCGACGGGACGAGTAGTACGGCGGAGATGCCGGTCGACGGCGACGAAATTAGCGGGACGACTCAGTTGACGACACCCGGTATCGCTCAACTGAATGCGCCGGCGGTCTGGGAGTCGTACGACACTCGCGGCGACGGCGTTAGAGTTGCCGTTCTCGACACCGGCGTCGACGCCGATCATCCCTCGATCGACCTCTATACGGAGGATCCGTCGGATCCGACGTATCCTGGCGGGTGGGCCGAGTTCGACGCGGCCGGCGAGCGCGTCGAGGGGTCGACGCCGTACGACTCCGGTACCCACGGCACGCACGTCAGCGGGACGGTCGCGGGCAACGCCGCGAGCGGCGCACAGATCGGCGTTGCACCGGACGCGGAGTTGCTCCACGGACTCGTCTTGAACGAGACTAGCGGCTCGTTCGCACAGATCATCGCCGGCATGGAGTGGGCGCTCGAGGAGGAGGCGGACGTGATCAGTATGAGTCTCGGGGCGACGGGCACACACAGCCCACTGATCGATCCGGTGCAAAACGCCGTCGATAGCGGTGCCGTCGTCGTCGCAGCGATCGGCAACGACGGCGAGGAAACCTCCAACTCGCCCGGAAACGTCTACGAAGCGATCAGCGTCGGCGCCGTTCACACGGACGGGACCGTCGCTTCCTTCTCCGGCGGCGAAACGATCAACCGAAGCGACTGGACTCACGAGCAAGCGTCGTGGCCGTCGTCGTACGTCGTCCCCGACGTGGTGGCACACGGTGTCGCCGTCTTCAGCGCGGTCCCCGGCGGCGGCTATCAGCCGATGCCGGGCACCTCGATGGCGACGCCACACGTCTCGGGAACGGTCGCACTAATGTTGTCGGCCGAACCCGATGCGACGGCCGAAGAGATCTCGACGGCACTCTACGGGACGACCTGGAAACCCGACGGCGCGGACGCGGACACGATGGACACGCGCTACGGGCACGGCATCGTCGACGCGAAGGCTGCGACCAACGCACTCGTCGACACTCGCGAGGCGATCGATACCGATTCGGCAGATGGCACGACCGAAACGGAATCGAAGACGACGGCACCCTACAGCCAACTTTTCGCCGCTGGAGTGTCGGTTATCGTGGTGTTCGTCGCTGCCGTCGCACTGGTCGCCGCGCGTTCGGTCTCTCGAGAGACCGAGCGGTAA
- a CDS encoding DUF7289 family protein, which yields MSIPFGHGAITPSRRGQSTVLGIVLLIGMVAAGSIGVLLVAGEAIGSAEQQSEQEQIEQAFIELSHSISSSTSASDVSQTMELHAGEHGAIAHHDSATYKIWTESYNEDNKSHVANGSIGTIEYEADDGTKVAYEGGGVFQETGERTQILSAPPINYDHRTNTLSFPVFGLTEDQEISSGDVTISQTNVEREPVNHVEDDHVFVEIESEYCRGWEQYFTDQSHDTSIQEPCYDAANDDGKVKVRLGYDNIEDAFSSGTAVPSEEHIGSGTGSGHPLDNVDETRFTPLDDTIDQLREDFKENASRNLDTGESNSGGEYFAEELNGSYDFQLTDDDAIVVVNDSVTTDNGGITVSNCDGGEHSLKIYAKGNFSLYDDVKPTGECEGEDVDTIQMYGTSTSTVDFHDSSSTFHGLLYVASEEFNPDDGEYQVDFSGAGGVTFRGAIVANSIYFDSAANEVEPEGIDNSEIDVIPEGYEPAPQLTYLNIAEHQIEIKND from the coding sequence ATGAGTATTCCGTTCGGGCACGGGGCAATTACACCGTCACGGAGGGGCCAATCGACGGTGCTAGGGATCGTCCTGTTGATCGGGATGGTCGCGGCCGGCAGTATCGGCGTATTGCTTGTCGCAGGGGAGGCCATAGGTAGTGCAGAACAACAGTCTGAGCAGGAACAGATTGAGCAAGCCTTCATCGAACTAAGTCATAGCATTTCTTCATCGACATCTGCCAGTGATGTCTCACAAACGATGGAATTACACGCCGGTGAACATGGAGCAATCGCACACCACGATTCAGCAACCTACAAAATCTGGACCGAGAGCTATAATGAAGACAACAAATCACACGTAGCAAATGGCTCAATTGGGACGATTGAATATGAAGCCGATGATGGGACGAAAGTCGCTTACGAAGGGGGCGGCGTCTTTCAAGAAACGGGGGAGCGAACACAAATACTCTCCGCACCACCCATTAACTATGACCACAGGACTAATACACTCTCGTTCCCCGTTTTCGGACTCACTGAAGATCAGGAAATTAGTTCTGGTGACGTGACGATTAGTCAAACAAATGTAGAACGAGAGCCAGTTAATCACGTGGAAGACGACCACGTTTTTGTCGAGATTGAAAGTGAGTACTGTCGTGGCTGGGAACAATATTTCACAGACCAATCACACGACACAAGCATTCAAGAACCATGTTACGATGCTGCAAACGACGACGGGAAAGTGAAAGTCAGGCTAGGATACGATAACATAGAAGATGCGTTCTCTTCAGGTACAGCGGTTCCTAGTGAGGAACATATTGGATCGGGGACCGGAAGTGGACATCCCCTCGATAATGTTGATGAAACTAGGTTTACTCCACTTGACGATACGATTGACCAGTTGAGAGAGGACTTTAAAGAGAACGCATCTCGCAATTTAGATACTGGGGAGTCTAATTCCGGTGGTGAATACTTCGCTGAGGAACTTAACGGATCGTATGATTTTCAGTTAACAGATGACGATGCAATCGTTGTCGTCAATGATAGCGTGACAACTGACAATGGTGGAATCACTGTATCTAACTGTGACGGCGGTGAACACAGTTTAAAAATATATGCAAAAGGTAACTTTTCCCTTTACGACGACGTGAAACCAACTGGTGAGTGTGAGGGTGAAGACGTGGACACGATCCAGATGTACGGAACGTCAACATCGACTGTGGACTTCCACGATTCAAGCAGCACGTTCCATGGGTTACTCTACGTCGCGAGTGAGGAATTCAATCCCGACGATGGCGAGTACCAAGTTGATTTCAGTGGTGCCGGCGGAGTTACTTTCAGGGGAGCAATAGTTGCAAACTCCATCTACTTTGATTCGGCAGCCAATGAGGTAGAGCCGGAGGGAATAGATAATTCCGAAATTGATGTAATTCCTGAAGGATACGAGCCTGCGCCTCAGCTAACCTACCTCAACATCGCCGAGCACCAAATAGAGATCAAGAACGACTAA